Proteins from a genomic interval of Rubinisphaera italica:
- a CDS encoding isochorismatase family protein has product MPYLRNSQLADASQCLVIVVDLQEKLTGAIPQSEILLSRCRLLLRSAQVMGIPIIATEQYPQGLGETVESISDFIESTVAKKRFSSVESLGLPAAGERNDGRFRVILTGIEAHVCILQTAYDLQSLGYEVILPVDAIGSRNQLDCDVAITRMSNAGMTLTTVESILLECCESADHPEFKTISRMITGRD; this is encoded by the coding sequence ATGCCTTATCTCCGCAATTCTCAACTGGCTGATGCATCGCAATGTCTGGTGATCGTAGTCGATCTTCAGGAAAAACTGACGGGTGCAATTCCACAATCTGAAATATTGCTGTCACGATGCCGTCTGCTACTGCGAAGTGCTCAGGTAATGGGAATACCCATCATTGCGACAGAGCAATACCCTCAGGGACTGGGGGAGACAGTGGAATCGATTTCAGATTTCATCGAATCAACGGTAGCGAAAAAGCGGTTCAGCAGTGTGGAATCGCTCGGACTTCCCGCAGCGGGCGAGCGAAATGATGGCAGATTCCGGGTGATACTCACCGGCATTGAAGCCCATGTCTGCATTTTGCAGACCGCTTACGACCTGCAATCGCTTGGCTACGAAGTCATTCTGCCAGTGGATGCGATCGGAAGTCGGAATCAACTCGATTGTGATGTCGCAATCACGCGAATGTCGAATGCCGGCATGACGTTAACAACCGTCGAGTCGATTCTGCTCGAATGTTGTGAATCGGCTGACCATCCCGAATTCAAAACGATCAGCCGCATGATCACTGGCCGGGATTGA
- a CDS encoding endonuclease/exonuclease/phosphatase family protein, producing MILSISYSIAVSIPYGLRPDAWLALTVFPVWVWTAPPVLIVLMIGLFSGRRYLLVTFPLLLVTYIASDTPTAFLREIIHNAPPTVRLSGDQSLRIISHNCHHLPSSLLALKKYDPDIVLIQETLKTIELEEARIHLFGDAGFSLRGSDLSILSRYPLTQISLDNNYQNYCMAARTSIPTQNGAESILLVPVHLYSPPFRYELWQSDCWQSYTQHRIAQKEQFNAIMDSLPDFNVSDNVIIGGDFNATAGDHIFERLPAFMRESFQEAGVGWGCSFPSKYPVVRIDQLWTTPRMKPVRCHTVDSESSDHRVVIVDYELIPDWLQQ from the coding sequence ATGATTCTTTCAATCAGTTATTCCATTGCAGTGAGCATCCCGTACGGATTGCGTCCCGATGCATGGCTGGCATTGACTGTCTTTCCTGTCTGGGTATGGACGGCTCCACCTGTACTTATTGTGCTGATGATCGGCTTGTTTTCCGGGCGTCGATATCTGCTCGTTACATTCCCATTGCTGTTGGTGACTTATATTGCTTCCGATACCCCGACAGCATTCCTCCGGGAAATTATACATAATGCTCCACCAACCGTTCGGCTATCTGGCGATCAGTCTCTGCGAATTATTTCCCACAATTGTCATCATCTCCCCTCGTCACTGCTGGCACTGAAAAAGTACGATCCGGACATTGTGCTGATTCAGGAAACTCTCAAGACCATCGAACTCGAAGAGGCGCGAATCCATCTGTTTGGAGATGCCGGATTTTCGTTGAGAGGCAGTGATCTCTCGATTCTGTCCAGATATCCTTTGACGCAGATTTCGCTGGATAATAATTATCAAAACTATTGCATGGCTGCGAGAACATCAATTCCCACTCAGAATGGCGCAGAGTCAATTCTGTTAGTTCCGGTACATCTTTATTCCCCACCTTTTCGGTATGAACTTTGGCAGAGCGATTGCTGGCAGTCCTACACACAACATCGAATCGCTCAGAAAGAGCAATTCAATGCGATCATGGATTCTCTCCCGGATTTCAATGTTTCAGACAATGTGATCATCGGAGGGGACTTCAATGCGACCGCTGGCGATCACATTTTTGAAAGATTGCCGGCTTTCATGAGAGAATCCTTTCAGGAAGCCGGGGTGGGCTGGGGATGCTCTTTCCCGAGCAAATACCCTGTTGTGCGAATCGATCAACTTTGGACGACACCGCGAATGAAACCTGTTCGCTGTCATACAGTCGACAGTGAATCCAGTGACCATCGTGTCGTCATTGTCGATTACGAACTCATACCTGACTGGTTGCAACAATAA
- a CDS encoding BBP7 family outer membrane beta-barrel protein: MNDTINYSWSKRVLGHSRLLLIVWLGLAYLPPAHAQQPPGVVQAIGEYPDGYDPRGGVQQVQLPQQRQYYEYLPPKRGWDDYRESSLDRLLKQTAQQTYGKFEYLNWAISDPSHSIIGAPGKRLNEGLGFSEPAYIDAFRASQLVGFDALYPIRNPNLYPVPGNKVLIQVWETNEFELSEAIGGDDLQMGTIGVNDYKNDVDVFPRLTNEQKINFFTGVDDANLLVPSTGTPTDPAQVAVLTVGQLANSQELQLDNNNGFRGVVGVNTTFGALETSFFSLDRAKSGLEFVPLPNFLLGTPGAVVAAGLADPMVIPVLVNGQMAPDVFDSAGNLVTDSNNYFLIFNDSYKLMYESEAWGFSPNVLWTFRERPDRYKISTMLGFQYFDFREQMRQQGRFTQTPTDPFNPFYVYDNELQDNNAGTDDSLTSTIDSVTENRVMGPTVGIRTEVGDERLSFGLDTKLMLGVNSYEAEVGVDDLLFVGDDNFTSIGTTDFTAGFDMVLDAKIKLVDHVTMTVGYNFMWFSAITRPKDNINYNVIATPTGTVVTAGTVNPGPDFTYQNDVTVIKETTTLSLSGLSVGVLIDW, encoded by the coding sequence ATGAATGACACAATTAACTACAGCTGGTCGAAACGCGTGCTCGGGCATTCTCGCCTGTTGTTAATCGTGTGGCTCGGCTTGGCTTACTTGCCTCCCGCTCACGCTCAGCAACCACCTGGTGTGGTGCAGGCGATAGGCGAATATCCTGACGGATATGATCCAAGGGGAGGGGTTCAGCAGGTACAGCTTCCGCAACAAAGGCAGTATTACGAATATCTCCCGCCTAAGCGAGGTTGGGATGATTACAGGGAATCCTCGCTCGATCGTCTGCTCAAGCAGACGGCTCAGCAAACTTACGGAAAATTCGAATATTTAAACTGGGCCATTTCCGATCCCAGCCACAGTATCATTGGTGCTCCTGGAAAACGTTTAAATGAAGGGCTTGGATTCAGCGAGCCTGCATATATAGATGCTTTCCGAGCCTCTCAGCTTGTTGGCTTCGATGCACTTTACCCAATTCGAAATCCAAACCTTTATCCGGTGCCCGGAAACAAGGTCCTGATTCAAGTCTGGGAAACCAATGAATTTGAACTGAGTGAAGCCATTGGAGGAGATGACCTTCAAATGGGAACCATTGGCGTCAACGATTATAAAAACGATGTCGATGTCTTTCCCCGACTGACCAACGAACAGAAAATTAATTTCTTTACTGGCGTGGATGATGCGAATCTGCTGGTTCCCTCAACAGGAACTCCTACAGATCCAGCTCAGGTTGCCGTATTGACTGTCGGACAGTTGGCTAACAGCCAGGAACTTCAGCTCGATAATAACAATGGCTTCCGTGGAGTCGTTGGGGTCAATACAACATTCGGAGCCTTGGAAACAAGCTTCTTCTCACTTGATCGAGCCAAATCGGGTCTGGAATTCGTCCCACTGCCTAACTTTCTCCTGGGGACTCCCGGAGCGGTCGTCGCGGCTGGTTTGGCAGATCCGATGGTTATTCCCGTTTTAGTAAACGGTCAAATGGCTCCTGATGTTTTCGATTCTGCAGGGAACCTTGTCACCGACAGCAACAACTACTTCCTGATCTTCAATGACTCCTACAAATTAATGTATGAATCAGAAGCCTGGGGATTCTCTCCGAATGTCTTATGGACATTCCGCGAACGCCCCGATCGATACAAAATTTCCACAATGCTCGGTTTTCAGTATTTCGATTTCCGAGAACAGATGCGACAACAGGGTCGGTTTACTCAGACCCCAACCGATCCGTTTAATCCGTTTTATGTTTATGACAACGAATTGCAGGACAACAACGCAGGCACAGATGACAGCCTGACTTCAACAATCGATTCTGTCACAGAAAACCGTGTCATGGGGCCGACTGTTGGGATTCGAACTGAAGTGGGTGATGAACGGCTTTCATTCGGGCTGGACACCAAACTGATGCTCGGTGTGAATTCCTACGAAGCGGAAGTAGGTGTCGATGATCTTCTGTTTGTCGGCGATGACAATTTCACTTCCATAGGGACTACCGATTTTACTGCAGGTTTCGATATGGTGCTCGATGCCAAGATTAAACTCGTCGATCACGTCACGATGACCGTCGGTTACAACTTTATGTGGTTTTCTGCCATCACACGTCCGAAGGACAATATCAACTACAATGTGATTGCAACGCCAACAGGGACCGTGGTGACTGCGGGAACGGTTAATCCCGGCCCCGACTTTACTTACCAGAACGATGTGACAGTGATCAAAGAAACAACCACACTGAGCCTGAGCGGACTTTCCGTTGGTGTGTTAATCGACTGGTAA